The DNA segment GCGGCACCTGCGGGGGTGCGATCGGCCCCCGCATGCCCCGCCCGTGGCGATCACGGCGACGGGGCCCGGGGCCTGCGGCTCGGGGCGGTACACGGTTGTCCATCACTGCTGAAGCGTAGTCCTCGGCCACCCCGCCCGCCCGGCCGTACGCGCCAACCGGCCATCGGCGAATTCCTGTCGCGGCGCGCGCGTTCCAGCCAAGGACCGGCTCATTTCGGCAACTGTTCCCGAACCCCTCAACTCCCCAGAACTCAAGGCAATTGACCGTTTTTGTGCCGACTCATGACCGGAAACAGTCCCTTCCGTCCGCCCGCACATCCCTCTCCGCGCAGCTCAACAGGGCTTGTTAGCAGGGGTATGTGGGGCGTCTCACAGCACGACACGGGGGAGTGACCAGGTGGAGAGTCGTCGCGGCCCGCTCAAGAGTGCGGTACCGTCCAACGTCGTGAGCCCTGTACGTCGCTGTTCGCGCACCGCCTGCGGCCGACCCGCCGTCGCGACGCTGACGTACGTCTACGCCGACTCGACCGCGGTCCTCGGCCCGCTCGCCACCTACGCCGAACCCCACTGCTACGACCTGTGCGCCGAGCACTCCGAGCGCCTCACCGCGCCGCGCGGCTGGGAGGTCGTCCGTCTCCTCGACGGTTCCGCCCCCGCCCGCCCCAGCGGTGACGACCTGGAGGCGCTCGCCAACGCCGTGCGCGAGGCCGCCCGCCCCCAGGAGCGCGCGGCCGAGGCCGGCGGCGGAGCCCGCACCGCGGACCCCATGGAGGTGGCCCGCCGCGGTCATCTGCGGGTCCTGCGCTCCCCCGACAACTGACGGCGGCCCGTAGGGGGATGACGGACAGACCCCCGCCGGGATGTCCGCCCTCCCGCCACCTCTCCCGGTGACGAGCGCGCGCCCCGCCGGTGTCCGCACACCTCCCCCTTACCGCGGACGGGTAGTTTGTGGGGGTCCAGAGAACTTCAGGAGGGCTGGCCGTGACTGCTGATCTGTCGCAGATCGTGAAGGCGTACGACGTACGCGGAGTGGTACCGGACCAGTGGGACGAAACCCTGGCCGCCCTCTTCGGTGCCGCCTTCGCGCAGGTGACGGGCGCGTCGGCGATCGTCGTCGGCCACGACATGCGGCCCTCGTCCCCCGGCCTGTCCCGCGCCTTCGCGCGCGGCGCGGCGGACCGCGGCGTGGACGTGACCGAGATCGGGCTGTGCTCCACCGACCAGCTCTACTACGCCTCGGGAGCGCTGGACCTGCCCGGCGCGATGTTCACCGCCTCGCACAACCCGGCCCAGTACAACGGCATCAAGCTGTGCCGCGCCGGCGCCGCCCCGGTCGGCCAGGACACCGGTCTCACGCAGATCCGCGAACTGGTCGAGAAGTGGCTGGAGTCGGGCGCCCCCGAGCCGGCCGCCGAGCCGGGCACCCTCACCGCGCGCGAGACGCTTAAGGACTACGCGGCACACCTGCGCGCGCTGGTCGACCTGCGCGCGATCCGCCCCCTGAAGGTCGTGGTCGACGCGGGCAACGGCATGGGCGGCCACACGGTGCCCACGGTCTTCGCCGGTCTGCCCCTGACGCTCGTGCCGATGTACTTCGAACTGGACGGCACCTTCCCGAACCACGAGGCCAACCCGCTCGACCCGGCCAACCTCGTGGACCTCCAGAAGCGGGTCCCGGCGGAGGGCGCCGACCTCGGCATCGCCTTCGACGGCGACGCCGACCGCTGCTTCGTCGTCGACGAGAACGGCGACCCGGTCTCCCCGTCCGCGATCACCGCCCTGGTCGCCGCGCGCGAACTGGCCCGCAACGGCGGCGAAGGCATGGTCATCCACAACCTGATCACCTCCCGCACGGTCCCCGAGGTCGTCCGCGAGAACGGCGGCACCCCGGTCCGCACCCGGGTCGGCCACTCCTTCATCAAGGCCGAGATGGCCCGCACCGGCGCGATCTTCGGCGGCGAGCACTCCGCGCACTACTACTTCAAGGACTTCTGGAACGCCGACACCGGCATGCTGGCCGCCCTGCACGTCCTCGCCGCCCTCGGCGGCCAGGAGGGCCCGCTGTCCTCGCTCGTCGCCCAGTACGACCGCTACACGGGCTCCGGCGAGATCAACTCCACCGTCGCCGACCAGTCCGCCCGCCTCGCCGCGATCCGCGCGGCCTACGAGGGCCGCGCCGATGTCACCCTGGACGACCTCGACGGCCTCACCGTCTCCGCCCCCGACTGGTGGTTCAACGTCCGGCCCTCCAACACCGAGCCCCTCCTGCGCCTGAACGCCGAGGCGAAGGACGAGCCGACCATGACCAGGGTCCGTGACGAGGCCCTGGCCATCATCAGGGCCTGACCCCGGGCGGCTATGGCGGGCGGGGCCGGTGACGCCGTACCGCGGCCCCCGCCCCACCCTCCCCGCAGCGGTACGCTGACCAGCGGTCCGACAAACCCCGCCCTCGAAGGGACACACCCCATGCCGCTCGAAGCCGGCCTCCTGGAGATCCTCGCCTGCCCGGCCTGCCACGCCCCCCTCAAGGAGCAGGACACCGAGCTGATCTGCACCGGCCAGGACTGCGGTCTCGCCTACCCGGTCCGCGACGGCATCCCGGTCCTCCTGGTCGACGAGGCCCGCCGCCCCGAGTGACGCGGCCGGGCCCGTCGTACCGGCGAGGACACCGCCGTACCGCCGAAGGCCCCCGCACCCCGTAGCGTCGTAGTCGTAGCCACTCCCCGGCCATCGGAGGCTGCCGCCCATGTTGGACGAATCGCTGCTCGACAGCCCGGAGGGCCTCGCCGAGGCCGACCGCCGGGGCCTGCTGCGCGGTGCCGCCGAGGCCGGCGCCCGCGTCCGCACCGCCGCCCGGCACGCCGCCGAGGCCGGCGTCGGCAACCTCAAACCCGACGGCCGCCCCCGCGCCGTACTGATCGCGGGACCCGGCGCCGCCGCCACCCACACCGCCGACCTCCTCGGCACCCTGGCGGGGCCCGGCAGCCCCGTGGTCCGCCTCGCCCCGTCCGGTGTCGCCCCCGCCGCGGGCGCCCTGCGCTGGGAACTCCCCGGCTGGGCCGGCTCGGTCGACCTCCTCCTGATCACCACCCCGGACGGCACCGAACCCAGCCTCGCGCTCCTCGCCGACCAGGCGTACCGCCGCGGCGTCACCGTCGTCGCCGTCGCCCCGGCCGGCACCCCGCTCGCCGAGGCCGCCGGTGCCAGCCACGCACTGTTCGTACCGATGGCGACGGCGCCCTACGACCATGAGGAACCGCTCGCCGCGTCCTCGCCCGGCGTCTTCTGGGCCCTGCTGACCCCGCTGCTCGCCCTCCTGGACCGGATCGGCCTGCTCACCGCACCGCCCGAGGCCCTGGAGAAGGTCGCCGACCGCCTCGACCGGATCGCCGAGCGTTGCGGCCCCGCCATCGTGGCCTACAGCAACCCCGCCAAGACCGTCGCCGCCGAACTCGCCGACGTGCTCCCGGTGGTGTGGACCGAGGGCGCCTCCGCGGGCCCCGCCGGACGCCGCTTCGCCGCCGCTCTCGCCGAACTCGCCGGCCGCCCCGCCGTCGTCGCCGAACTCCCCGAGGCGCTCGCCGCGCACGGCGCCCTGCTGGCCGGCCCCCTCGCCGCGAGCGCCGACCCGGACGACTTCTTCCGCGACCGCGTGGAGGACGCGCCCGCGCTGCACGCGCGCGTGGTGCTGCTGCGCGACCGCCCGAGCGGTGGCCTCTCCGCCGCCCCCACCGCCCGTGACCTGGCCCTCAGCCACGACACGCCGATCAGCGAACTGGAACCCGAGGAGGGCGGCGAACTGGAGACCCTCGCGGAACTGATCGCCGTCACGGATTTCGCCGCCGTTTACCTGGCGCTCGCTTCCGGGGCCTGATCTGGCTACGGGCCGGTCCGCACCGGCCCCGGGCCCGCCCTTCCACGGCCCGCACCCCGGCATCGCACCCCGGCACCGCGCCCCGCGCGAGGCCCGCCGGCCGAGCAGCGCACGCACGGAAGACAGAGAAGACACATGGACCGCCTCGACAACACCGTCCGCCCCTACGCCTGGGGTTCCGCCACCGCCATCCCGCACCTGCTCGGCGTCGAGCCGACCGGTGAACCCCAGGCGGAGATGTGGATGGGCGCCCACCCCGGCGCCCCCTCGCGCACCGCGCGCGGCACGCTCGCCGAGGTGATCGACGCCGACCCGGAGCGCGAACTGGGCAAGGAGGCGGTGGTCAGGTTCGGCCCCCGCCTGCCCTTCCTGCTGAAGATCCTCGCCGCCGGCGCGCCCCTGTCCCTCCAGGTGCACCCCGATCTGGAGCAGGCCAGGGAGGGTTACGAGGACGAGGAGCGCAGAGGCGTCCCGATCGACGCGCCGCACCGCAACTACAAGGACGCCAACCACAAGCCCGAACTGATCTGCGCCCTCACCGAGTTCGACGGCCTGTGCGGCTTCCGCGAGCCCGCCCGGGCCGCCGCACTGCTCGCCGGTCTCGGCGTCGACTCCCTCAAGCCGTACGTCGATCTCCTGGGCGCCCGCCCCGAGGAAGCGGCCCTGCGCGAGGTCCTCACCGCGATCCTCTCCGCGGACCGCGACGCCATGGCCCGCACGGTCGCCGAGGCCACCGCCGCCTGCGCCCGCCTGGGCGGCGACTACGCCCCGTACGCCGGCCTCGCCCACCACTTCCCCGGCGACCCCGGCGTCATCGCGGCCATGCTGCTCAACCACGTCCGGCTCCAGCCCGGCGAGGCCCTGTTCCTGGGCGCCGGCGTCCCGCACGCCTATCTCGACGGCCTGGGCGTCGAGATCATGGCCAACTCCGACAACGTCCTTCGCTGCGGTCTGACCCCCAAACACGTCGACGTGCCCGAACTCCTGCGCGTCGTCCGCTTCGAGGCGGGCGACCCCGGTGTCCTGCGGCCCGAGGCCACCCCCGACGGCGAAGAGGTCTACGAGACGCCGATCGACGAGTTCCGGCTCTCCCGGTACGTCCTGGCCGAGGGCGGCACCGCCCACGACCTCACCCGGGACACCCCGCAGATCCTGCTGTGCACGGCCGGCTCCGTCCGCGCGGGCGGGCACGAACTGGGCCCGGGGCAGTCGGTGTTCGTCCCCGCGGGCGACGAGGCCGAGATCTCCGGCGCGGGCACGGTCTTCCGCGCCACCGTCCGCGTCTGACCGATCGTATGACCGAGGCTGTGGATACCTGACGCGTCGGGGCCCGGCCGGGCTGCAACAATGGCCCACCGGCAAAGGCCGGGCAAAGGCGCAGAGACCGAGCAGAGACCGAAGGGACAACGCGGACACATGAGCGCGTCAGGCGGAACCAGGGCGATCGTGGCGGCACTCGGCGCCAACCTCGCGATCGCGGCATCGAAGTTCGTGGCGTTCGCCTTCAGCGGCTCGTCCTCGATGCTCGCCGAGGGCGTCCACTCGCTCGCCGACTCCGGGAACCAGTTCCTGCTGCTCGTCGGCGGCAAGAAGGCCCAGCGCGAGGCCACTCCGCAGCACCCCTTCGGCTACGGACGCGAGCGGTACATCTACGCCTTCCTCGTCTCGATCGTCCTCTTCTCCGTCGGCGGCATGTTCGCCATCTACGAGGGCTACGAGAAGGTCTCCCACCCCCACGCCCTGGAGAACTGGTACTGGCCGGTGGGCGTCCTCATCTTCGCGATCCTCGCCGAGGGCTTCTCCTTCCGCACCGCGATCAAGGAGTCCAAGGAGCTGCGCGGCTCGCTGTCCTGGTCGCAGTTCATCCGCCGCGCCAAGGCTCCCGAGCTGCCCGTCGTCCTGCTGGAGGACTTCGGCGCGCTCATCGGTCTCGTCCTCGCCCTCGGCGGCGTCGGCCTCTCCCTGCTCACCGGCGACGGCGTCTGGGACGGCGTCGGCACCATCTGCATCGGTGTCCTGCTCGTCTGCATCGCCCTGGTCCTGGCCGCCGAGACCAAGTCGCTGCTGCTGGGCGAGGCGGCCGGCCTCGACGTGATCAAGAAGATCGAGGCCGCGACCGTCGACGGCGCCTCCGTCACCCGCATCATCCACATGCGCACCCTCCACCTCGGCCCCGAGGAACTGCTGGTCGCCGCCAAGATCGCGGTACGGCACGACGACACCGCCGCCGAGGTCGCCGCCGCCATCGACGCCGCCGAGGACCGGATCCGCACCGCCGTCCCGATCGCCCGTGTGATCTACCTCGAACCCGACATCTACAGCGAGGCCGAGGCCGCCAAGGGCCCGGACCCGCTGGCGACCCCCGGCGGCCCGAACCCGCACGTCGACGGCCACTGACCCGGCGCCGCCCGCCCCGCCCCGGACCGCGCGGCCGCCTCGGATACGGCTTGAACCATGCGGACGCGGACTGTGGGCGATCCAGCGGTCCGGTGTAGCTTGGGACGGAGCCAGACGTCGCTGCTGATGGCGGTCGGGCGGTCCCACCACGGACCGTCCGAGGGAGAGAGGGCCTCCGACGGACTGCGCTGCGCGCACGTGGGCATGCCTGTGTCCTCTTCCCGGGCATCCGTATGTCCGCCGCCGCGCAGACCGGCCGTACCCACCCTCGCCCCTATATTT comes from the Streptomyces sp. SUK 48 genome and includes:
- a CDS encoding DUF3499 domain-containing protein produces the protein MESRRGPLKSAVPSNVVSPVRRCSRTACGRPAVATLTYVYADSTAVLGPLATYAEPHCYDLCAEHSERLTAPRGWEVVRLLDGSAPARPSGDDLEALANAVREAARPQERAAEAGGGARTADPMEVARRGHLRVLRSPDN
- a CDS encoding phosphomannomutase/phosphoglucomutase, with translation MTADLSQIVKAYDVRGVVPDQWDETLAALFGAAFAQVTGASAIVVGHDMRPSSPGLSRAFARGAADRGVDVTEIGLCSTDQLYYASGALDLPGAMFTASHNPAQYNGIKLCRAGAAPVGQDTGLTQIRELVEKWLESGAPEPAAEPGTLTARETLKDYAAHLRALVDLRAIRPLKVVVDAGNGMGGHTVPTVFAGLPLTLVPMYFELDGTFPNHEANPLDPANLVDLQKRVPAEGADLGIAFDGDADRCFVVDENGDPVSPSAITALVAARELARNGGEGMVIHNLITSRTVPEVVRENGGTPVRTRVGHSFIKAEMARTGAIFGGEHSAHYYFKDFWNADTGMLAALHVLAALGGQEGPLSSLVAQYDRYTGSGEINSTVADQSARLAAIRAAYEGRADVTLDDLDGLTVSAPDWWFNVRPSNTEPLLRLNAEAKDEPTMTRVRDEALAIIRA
- a CDS encoding Trm112 family protein, which produces MPLEAGLLEILACPACHAPLKEQDTELICTGQDCGLAYPVRDGIPVLLVDEARRPE
- a CDS encoding SIS domain-containing protein; amino-acid sequence: MLDESLLDSPEGLAEADRRGLLRGAAEAGARVRTAARHAAEAGVGNLKPDGRPRAVLIAGPGAAATHTADLLGTLAGPGSPVVRLAPSGVAPAAGALRWELPGWAGSVDLLLITTPDGTEPSLALLADQAYRRGVTVVAVAPAGTPLAEAAGASHALFVPMATAPYDHEEPLAASSPGVFWALLTPLLALLDRIGLLTAPPEALEKVADRLDRIAERCGPAIVAYSNPAKTVAAELADVLPVVWTEGASAGPAGRRFAAALAELAGRPAVVAELPEALAAHGALLAGPLAASADPDDFFRDRVEDAPALHARVVLLRDRPSGGLSAAPTARDLALSHDTPISELEPEEGGELETLAELIAVTDFAAVYLALASGA
- the manA gene encoding mannose-6-phosphate isomerase, class I; this translates as MDRLDNTVRPYAWGSATAIPHLLGVEPTGEPQAEMWMGAHPGAPSRTARGTLAEVIDADPERELGKEAVVRFGPRLPFLLKILAAGAPLSLQVHPDLEQAREGYEDEERRGVPIDAPHRNYKDANHKPELICALTEFDGLCGFREPARAAALLAGLGVDSLKPYVDLLGARPEEAALREVLTAILSADRDAMARTVAEATAACARLGGDYAPYAGLAHHFPGDPGVIAAMLLNHVRLQPGEALFLGAGVPHAYLDGLGVEIMANSDNVLRCGLTPKHVDVPELLRVVRFEAGDPGVLRPEATPDGEEVYETPIDEFRLSRYVLAEGGTAHDLTRDTPQILLCTAGSVRAGGHELGPGQSVFVPAGDEAEISGAGTVFRATVRV
- a CDS encoding cation diffusion facilitator family transporter produces the protein MSASGGTRAIVAALGANLAIAASKFVAFAFSGSSSMLAEGVHSLADSGNQFLLLVGGKKAQREATPQHPFGYGRERYIYAFLVSIVLFSVGGMFAIYEGYEKVSHPHALENWYWPVGVLIFAILAEGFSFRTAIKESKELRGSLSWSQFIRRAKAPELPVVLLEDFGALIGLVLALGGVGLSLLTGDGVWDGVGTICIGVLLVCIALVLAAETKSLLLGEAAGLDVIKKIEAATVDGASVTRIIHMRTLHLGPEELLVAAKIAVRHDDTAAEVAAAIDAAEDRIRTAVPIARVIYLEPDIYSEAEAAKGPDPLATPGGPNPHVDGH